The Phragmites australis chromosome 13, lpPhrAust1.1, whole genome shotgun sequence DNA window ATtcatttctcttataatatattattaattgctgTAAAATTAGTATTATATTAAAAGTACTTTACAATAcaaatttataaaacaaattttgtatgctaaacatacatataatttaattaattatcactcaaaacatataaaatttaactttttcaaaataaaatacgctttatattttttaaagaagaAAGTGGCTTTTTCATTAGGGGATGcatattttcataaatgtgTTTTGACTATCGAGAAATTATCTTTTCAAGCCTCCTAAAGTTCATGTGACTGAAATCAATGTTTCATGATGACAACAAGGTTAGGGAAGGGAATTCACCATCATCGGGATTAGAGGGAGGTCCAGGGAGGTAGGCTGGTCCGGCAGGGTGAGACAGCAGGGATGCCTTTAGCCACGGGCAGCAGATGACATCCGCTAGGGAAGGGTCGGGGCAGGAGCAATGACACTGTCGGGCTAGCTAGCGCAGCGACAGGGACGTTGTTGGAGACAGCAGGAGGAGGACGGGGCAAGGGAGCATTGCGATGTGTGCCTGTGTCGCGGTGGAGACGATGAACAAAAGCAGGCGTGTGAGAGGTAGAAGAGAAGAGGGGCGTTGTTGGATTCGGATCTAAGGGCTGACCTGCGTCGACAGAAAGAAAGGTCTATTgacctgagagagagagagagagagagagagagagagagagagagagagagagagagaaggggaagcCACTGTGACGGCGGCGGTCGCTGTGGCCTGTGGGTGCGATGCTCACCGAGCTGGGCGCCATCCCTGAACGCGCGGGGGGCTCCTATGCTTCGTATACATACACCGACGGCCTCCTCTTGTTCGTTGGAGCGGCCCGACTCCTGACGTGACCGCCGTCGCATCGCCTACGCCGCGAAAGATGGGGAGAAAAACTGAGAGTATATTGAGGCATTTTGTTGGGTCATGTAAGGCATTGCCATTTGCTTATCGATTTACACTTCCAAACGTTTGCCTTATGCTCATTGGTCACAAGTTGGTAACAGCACAGTTTCCACCCTTTGATGGACGTGGTGTTTTGAATGGAAACTCATGGTTCTCCTCCTTTCAGGCTGAACTTCTTGAGCCTCCCAAGGATCATCACCAAGATGATTATCAGTTTACCTTCGTCGGTCCATCTGCCGACAAACCCATACGAAACAGCCTTGCAATCTGCGTCGGGTTTCAGTAATCTCTCGCAGCTGTATCCCAGTGAGTATCCTACATTGCCGTATGCACTGCAAAAGGAAAAATTGTGTATGTTATTGTTTCGAAGCAACGAAGATAAACTTGATCAAGCAGATAGTAAGATCTTTGTAAATCTAATGTGTGCCTGAAATTTTGCTCATGCTAGCTTTGCCGATTGCATTTGTATATTTATGTTCAACATTTTTCTAAGGTTGTTAGATTCATATTGGTCATTGTTCCCAATACGAGCACATAGTTTTATGTAAGGGGAACAACTCACCTGACCACTTCGAATACTATGCTGAAGATGTTGAAATTTAGTGGATCGAGTGACATTGACCTTCTTTCTGTTATACATGCAAAAATTATGAATGCTGCTAACCAAGCGGGCTGGCTAATGTTGAAATTCTTCCATAATGGCCTGCTGTTCGAATTTTCTCTTTTATCTGTCGAGATCTGGTCATCAGATGAATTATCCGAAGGAAAGTACCTGCAAGTGAGTTAATGTTCTGTTATCATGAAAGCGTATTGAGGTAGCATGTTGATAAAGGTATATTAAAATAAGTATGAACCATGAAAAATCCTTTTTATTGGGCACTATGTAGCTTGATGTGAATTTGCTGTGCACTTGTGTTTCACCGATGTGTGTCGATTCTTCTTAACTGAACATCTGGATTTTGGAGCTTGTTCTTCTGTGTGCTGAACTGCTGACCTCTATAACAGTACAGTTGTCAAGAAGTATTTGTATTTGTTTTTGACTTTGGTCTATCTATGTGCTTCTGTTATACGTGCGTGATTTCTCTGTCTTAGTTTTGCTCAAGAAGGATCAGCTAGGTTGCGTGAGACATATTTCAAGGTATTATCTGGAATTTCATTCGAAAAACAAACCGTTGTGAGAAATAAGGCAGTCTTTTGCGAGCTAcataacttttttttctttattttgtcaATAGTAGCTGTTACAAACTTAATCCAGAATTAGTTTGCAGATCCTgagctcatttttttttttctgcttctTTGATTCTGAACGTATGTGCTTAATTTGCTCTTTTGCTGTTACTAACGGTGAAACTGCAATAATTATGTTAAGCTTCTAAAACCCTCCCGGTACTACATATAAATAAGAGATAATCTTAGTGTGTTATGAACTTATTGAAATTCACTCTGTGAACAGGGGTTAGAGAGCTTACTGACATGACAAGAGCAAATAGCACCAATATTGGTGGAGAAAGGATTGAGATGTCAATGACAGCTTCACCTGCATGTCTTGTATTCACACTCTGGAACAGTGAACACACCAGCTTCTGGAACCAATTCAATCCCTCAAAGGGCTTCGAGTCCCATCCAAAATAGCAAAGAAACATCACTTGCAGCAAAATAATCCCCACAGCAGTCAGAACCAGGTTGACAGCATTCTTCTGTCGTTGCAAATGCCTGTAGCCAGTCTCCTCTGGATGCTGAAGAATGTAGGCATACTCTTCTCTTTTGCTGATCTTTCCCAAGGCCCATATGCTTAGGCGCAAGAGTGGTGCGAACAATGTGTTGCCTGCTAGAATCTGTGGGATAACCAGAAGGAGAAGACCGGAATTCTTTCTGAATATTGCCATGTTATCATTTATCGGAGTGAAGCCACAGTTTGCAAATGAGGACACTGCTGTGAAGATGGAGAACGTccatattttgatatttttactCTTCAACAGATATTTTGCATCTGAATCAGTCCAAATGTAAATAATAACGACTAGAGAGCTGCAAACAATGCCTGCTACGAAGTATCCTTGTTGTGAATGACGGCGAATAAACGACGAAGAACACAAGATCAAATCACAGCGGAGGCACAAGATTTAACGTGGAAAACCCCTCCAATTCGAAGGGGAAAAAACCACGGGCGCCAGCCAGCAAACACTCCTCACTATTATCAAGAGTCGGGTTACAACGCCGTGCGGCGGCTTACAAGAGAATGAATGAATCAGTCGCAGTGAAACCCTAGCGACGGGTATATGTACCGTACCGCGGGGGGCCAGCCCCCCGCACCCCCCAAGTGAAGGAGGGCGCAAAGCCTCCCGGCGACGGGCCTCCGCTTCGCTCCGTCAGAAGTCGGCCTTTGTCTTGGGCAATGAATTTGGAACATCTTCAACAATCCTGCCACTACATAAGCCAAAATACTGCAAAAGTACTGATTCACGCCTTTGCTTTCTGATACCTGGTTATGTGATACGGTTGCTTCTGAATGAATGTCTCCTATATTATTCTGATAACTTCTGTTTACAGCATCGGAGAAATCAATGTCCCTGCATGTTGAAGGCAATCTTTTCTGGAGGATATTGTCTGTGTTGGCCCTAGCATTATTGAAGAGCAGCCCCAGCATTGAAGTGAAGATTTCTCCTCCCAATAGCATCTGAAGGATCAAAACCCAGAGCTGCTGGTCAGAGAAGTCCTCCATCTCGACTGTTGCCATGCTTGAGACTGTCAATGTGGACACAGAGGTGAAGATGAGGTCCAGGTTCCTTGGAGTTGGCTTATGCTGTGGCTTGAGATTCTTCAGAGCAAGGAAACCAGCAAAGGATGTTGACATGAAGTAAATAAGCTGAAGTAATAAAGGATTGCTTTGGAAGAACATGTAAAAGCGTCTGAAAAAATAGTTTGCACATTTGGCGATGGAACCAAGCCTCATGGACAGAAACACATGAAGGTGCTTCACTTTCTCCTTAGCGATCCTAACCACTTTGGAATTGGCTAACGGGAGCTTCATGGATAATGGCAAATGCCGCATGGTAACTAGAACTGAATGCATCGATGCATTGTTGGTGGTTTGTgggctttgagtggagattgTGGGAGTTCGCAACTGGAAGCTGTTTTCATGGTGATATGTAGGTCTCAAGGATTCTCTCTTGCAACCATTGCCTGATGTGATAAATTTCTGGAGCACAATACGTAGGATGGAGTATGGCAACTGTGCCAACTTTGTGTTATTTATGATGCTGATGGTGTCTAAAGGGCTCCAGCCCCAAGTACAATTGATGTATGGGCAAGCATGTGCTTCTAGTATTATATTACCTAACTACTATCTGTTCCCGAGCGGAAGGATTCACGGCAATCAGTGTCCTTCATTCAGCATTTTCTGCATCTGAGGGAATCCTTAATTTAGATTTATCGCTTTGTCTTGACAAGCAAACCCATGATGTCTAATAATTCACACACTATTCTTCACAAATGCATTATTCTGGTTTGGCATTAAATCTGTCCTTTTCTCTAGAGGCAGTTCTAGTAAATGTTCTTTAAATGCTCCACATAAGATGACAAGATTCTGATTACCAAGATAAAGGCCGGTTACAATTTCTGTTGCAACATTTGTTTTCTCTTAATCTCTTAATTAACTTTGAGTTTATAGTCAGGCGTGAGAGCTAGCCTCCGCCTGTTGAGTTGTCAAGCTGTCCTGATCTAGGTGCTAGCTGGGTATAGTTGCTTGCAGTGTAGCGTTGTTAGGTATGgatgtttgttgtgtggttGTCAGGTTGTAGCTGCTTTCTTTACCTTTGTCGTCTGGTTGTCATTGGGGGTTCggggtttctttctttcttattcCTTGTCTTGCGCGTGAACTGGACTCCGCGGATTGTATTGCACTGCTTGTTAAGGTTTTCGGATCCAGTTTCTCTCATAAACTGGTTCACTCTTTCTTCTTAATGCAATAACGCGCAGCTCGCCtacgtgttcgagaaaaaaactTTGAGTTTATAGCATATATTGCAGTATTTTTCCTCAATATGACTTGCTCTACGATATCTGTTGTTGTGGGAACAAATGTGCTTGCATGCACAATGTGTAGTGGAGCTTTTCTTAAcccctttttctttccttccttttttcAATGCGATGCAACCTCAGTTGCACATGCGTTACCTCCTTTCTTTTCTATGGGAAAAGTGTAGTGACAACTGATGTATGGGAAAAATGTAGTGACAACTGATGTCGGGGGTATGCTGCAATCTAGTGTTTTCCCAGAAAGCGGTCTTTATAATGTCAGGTACAGAGGCACTTCTACACATACAATATGAATTGGCCACCACTTGATTGGCATCTCTGTAAGCACTGCTAACAGATGTAAGTATGTGGGCATTAAGAATTGCACGCCACCACAATAAGATCCAGCTTTTTGGAATCAAACAATTGCAAGAAACCATTGTTGAAGTGGCAGAACCATCTCTGCGTGTGAAGAGAATCAGGCTAATTGGCATATCTTGATTTTCGTGATTAACTTTTCCTTCACCTAATCTGAAAGTGCCAACACTTGCAGGTGCATCTGTGGAAGGATGACAAGTAGAAGGTTCCTCAAGCTTGATATTGCCAAGTCTTTTGACTCTATTCGTTGGGATTATCTGCTTGAACTCCTTCAGCGGTTGGGCTTTCCACACAGATGGCGGAACTGGTTAGCCGCGCGTTTCTCACCCTCCTCTTCGAGAGTTCTGCTCAATGGGGCACCAAGCGGCAAGCATACATCGTGGGAGAGGTCTACGTCAAGGAGACACTCTCTCCCCGCTCCTCTTTGTTCTGGCCATTGATCCGCTAAAACGCCTACTTGATCAAGCTACTGAGGACAGGATTCTTATGAAGTTGAAGGGCAACCATGCCAAAATGCGTCTATCGTTGTATGCTGATGATGCGGTCATCTTCCTAGCACCCATGGCTCGTGATATTAATGCCACCGCCGATCTTTTGGGTTGTTCTGACAGAGTAATTGGTCTTAGCACCAACCTCACACTTTCTTCCCGATTAATTACCTGGGACTACCGATCATCCTCACGTGCACCAAGAAAGTAGATTTTCAACCAGTCCTTGATAAAGCAAGTGGCCAGCTCGCAAATTGGCAAGGTCGGCATCTAAATCCGTCTAGGCGCAAGGCCTTTAGTAACATCAGTGCTCACCTCACAGCCAATCTACTACTTGACTGCGTTGAAGGCCCCATCAAGCATCCTTTACGAAATAGACTCCAAGAGATGTAGTTTCCTGTGGACTGGCACGGATAGGATCGTGGGCGGCAAATGTAAAATAAATTGGAGATGAGTTTGCAGACCTAAAAAGCCGGGTGGGCTGGGCATCCTGAACTTGAGGAAATTGGCAAGAGCTCTCTAGTTTCGTTGGTTATGGTATGAGTGGACGAAGGAAAATAAACCCTGGGTTGGAATACCTACGCCTTGCACTAACACGGACAGAGCACTATTTGAGGTGGCTACCACGATCATCATTGAAAACGGAGAAACAACCACTTTCTGGCACTCGATGTGGCTACAAGGGGATTTGCCGAGGAGGTTAGCGTCGAACATCTTCGTGATTTCCAAAAGGAAGCAGCTAAAGGTAAGGGAGGCTTTGCACAACAACACTTGGGTGCGGCACATCAACTTTAATGCCATTACTTCCGTCCAACATTTCGTCAAATTTGTCCGCCTATGGTCACGCCTCCAGTAGGTCCAGTTAAATGAGAATGTCCCTGATGCTATCATCTGGAACCTCACATCCCATGGAGAGTACACAGCGGCATTCGCCTAACAAACACAATTCTTTGGATCAGCATTCTCTGATATGGAATAGCTGATCTGGAAGGTATGGGCGCCACCGAAGTGCAAGTTCTTCTCGTGGCTTGCATTCCAGAATTGGATTTGGACAGGGGACAAGCTCATTAAGAGGGGATGGCCGAATCAAAGGATTTGTCTTTTTATGCAGAGCCACGGATGAGTCGGCGATTCACATTTTCGCTCACTGCAAATTCTCCAAGCGGGTTTGGGAGGCCATCTTCAGTTGGTGCACCGGGATTTTCATTGGCACTTCGGCCTAGGATGCTTTCGATACTGTTAACCATTGGTGGAGAGCTATCGGCTCCATGCAGGGGGTGTCACATAGGGCTTTTCGATCCCTCATCATTCTGATAATATGGGGGCTATGGAACGAACGGAACGAGGGAGTTTTCCAACACTATGAGAATTCGACGATCGTCTTGGTGGCGTAAATCAAGGAGGCTAGGGCATAGTGCATTGCGGGAGCCAAGAGCCTTGCATCTTTTCTTCTGTTACCCTAATTATCCTGTTTAGTCTGTTGTTATGAATTTTCTCCTCCTCTATTAATATAAAATTGGCAGATCTCCTGCCAATTACCCTTTCAAAAAAGACAAGTAGAAGGTTCCCTTCTACATGGAAAGGAACACGAAATGGGGCAAAGCGAAGAGAACGGAAGACATCTCTTTTTGTTTTGCGGTTTTAATGAATTCTTCATCAGACTCCATAACCGCAAGAGCCTGAATGTACCAGGTGCTGCATCTAACTAAGCTTCCAGGCTTTGCCTCCTTTCATGCTGAACCTCTTAAGCCTcccgaagaacatcacaagaatGAGTATGAGTTTGCCAGAGTCACTCCACCTCCCTGCGAAACCAGTCCATCGATCTACGCAGAGCTCGTCCGGATTGATCTGCCTACTGCAACTGTAGCCCAATGAGAACCCCACATTTCCATAAGCACTGCAAAACGTAGCAAAAATTTGTCAGATTCAAGGAAGCAAACCAACAAAGAAACATGAACGGGAATGTGCTTGCTCGAGTCTGTATTCTTGTCAGGCATGCGCGTTTACTGAGACAATATGAAAAACATTCACTACATAGTTGCATCTTGCAGTTTTTATCACGTATATTGTTGATTTGTTCTGTATGCATGAGAACTGTTTTTGTCCCGTCATGTCTTGAACCACTTAGAGTAACTTGCCTGACGACTTCGACAATAATGCTGAGCACATTGAAGTTGAGGGGATCTTCCTTGAGCTTTCTCCTCTCGGTGATGCAGATGGCAATGACAAAGATGGTCAGGTAGGAGAGTTGTGACAAAACTGTGCTCTTGAGCCATCTTATTCCCCGGCTGTCTGTGGGATGATCTCCTGTGGTGGAATTCTCTTCAAATGGAAACCATGTAGTATATGGAGGAAGATACCTAGAAGCAAGAGCAAACAGAATGTGAGGTCAGAAAGACTAAAAGAAAAGTGTACTTCCTATTTAGCATTTCTACTTTAAGTTACAGTACATGACTGCTTTGGTACATCGAAAATGCAGGTATGGACATGCAGTTTTGTACTAAAGTGGATCAGAAACCGCTGCATCCATGTAACATGCTTTCGTTTTCCATCCATTTCAGTGGAGGAAGGCCTATAAGATTCCATATCACCCGAAGAGAATTCAGGAGCCCTCCTGTTAGCGAAGGTTATGGACATTTATGTGAGTTCTTCTGTCCTCGTGTTCTTGACCCTTGTGGTTTTTCTTGGTCTGCATGCAGGACATGTGAAGCTTTACTTGCCCATCTGCAAAACTAGATGTTACCTCGCTCCTAGGAGTCTACTTTGGACCGAATTAGTCAAATTAATTATGGTGCACGTCAGATTCATAAAATTGGTGACGAAAGAAGCATTACTCATCATCTCTCGTCATTCATAAAAGGTAGGCTAccattttgtgagaaaaaaaaagaggtgatCTTTTGAGTTCTAACTGCCTGAGtttgcttatatatatatatataagattccACTTGGTCCCAACCTCGGGTGTTGTCACTGAGCTCCGCGTTCGTCCTCTGAGAGCATATTCTCTGCAGGTTGATGAAGATAGCATGTGATACACGGGCCTTCTTTGAATGGAGATCTGGAAGTTGGAATTTGGAAACTTGGAACATCAATCGACATTTTGATTGTGACATCTTGAAGGTTGAAATGGAATGTTTCTTTGTGGTTTCTGTGAAGCTAAAACTCGCCGATGATCCATGTCTGGTCCTAAATTGGGTGCTcggaataatattttttttatgtctttTTCTTGCCTCGCTCattttttcttattatttttatctCTATTATTTGGCAGGACGGTCAAGGCGAGGTTAGCCCGCACCCGTGAATTGAAAAACGAGCACGAGTGGAGATCGATGTTTGGAGCTTGGAAAACCAGAAATTTCTGCCGTCACATGCTTGTACCTACCTAAGACGGAAACTTATCATCAACTTGGCCATAAAAAAGTCGCAATAATTCATGAGTTGAAAATTCGGACCCGATGGGTGTTTGTCCTTTCTAAAGAGAAGATTCCAGTGCCAAAGAATCGCAGGCTACCACCAGTTTAAGCTTTACAGTACGTGAACCGCAACTTCTCTCCAACTCCCAACCTTACTAAGTTgcactattattattattatttttaaatcaaaGCATCGTTATGACTTGGCCTATTATTCTGTTCAATGATACAAGAGCATTTGCAGGCTCCACCCAACAGAACTTCTCAATTGCAGACAAGAATATTGGCCATTCATGTCAATTGCCACAGAGACAGATGAAGTGTCCCTTGGAACAGAAGGACTAAAATATGAGCTACTAGTCAATATAAATGAAACAAAGGGGACGACCAGCAATGATCAAGCTATAGAATATAGCACCGAGAGTAACATGCATGGTAAATAATGGCAACAAATTATGCTAAGACATATTTGATCAAATATTATGCAATGGAGAAACAAATTATGCTGAGACATATTTGATCAAATATTATGCAATGGAGAAACAGAGGTAGAATATACTCTTGTACGTAGGAAACAACTGTACGGACGAAACGAGTTGTCTAGGCTAATCACACGCGTAGGATGGATTCTCGTAGGCATCGGCAGCTGATAGCACAGCTTCCTCGTACGCACCCTACGTAGCCACGTAGGCCAAAGAAATACTCTTCGTAACGTGAACTGCGATGCAGAGAAGGAGAGAGCACTCACATCATGATGACGAAGAGCACGAGGATGGCCGGCGCGATGGTGGAGAGGTCGACGGTCGACTCGCCTGTGTGCCGGGAGTTCACGGCAAGAAACAGCGCGTTCACCACCTTCTCCCCCGCGCTCAACCCACGCAGCGCGCCGCCCCACTCCATCGCGCACACCATCGCCACCTGCACGGCGATGAACCCGGCCACCGTCGCGGCCAGCATCCAGCACCGCCGCGCCGGGAGCAGGTGGTAGTACCCCGTCGCCTCCCTGCCCTTCCTTGCCAGCTCCCTGAGCTCCTCCCGCCGCGTGGCCGCGGCCGCTGCCCACACGCACGCGGCCAGCAGCGGCGGGAACAGCGTGTTGCCCACCAGCGCCTGCGGCacgagcagcagctgcagcggcACGTCCCGGCTGAACACCATCATGTTCTCGTTCGTCGGCATGTACCCGCAGCTCGAGAACGTCGACACCGTCGTGAACACTGCGAAGATCCACACGTTCAGGGCCTTGCGCCTCAGCGTCTGCCTCACACCCGGCGCCGCGTAGATGTACGCCGCGATGGCGACCGCGCCGATGACGTGCACCATCAGGAGGATGACGAGGACGATGTAGAACAGCGAGCGCACCGCATTGTGCCGCAGCCTCTTCGCGTCCATAGGGCTGCTGTCTTCGGTGACTGTAGCTATCGACATCGAGTCGTCAGTCTCAGCGGCTTCAGTGCCGGCGGTCGCCGGCCTCTCGAGCTCGATGTCGTTGTGGCTCTCGACGCGCCGGGCTCTGTTTATGGTTTGCTTCCTCAGCTTGATCCATTTGGAGGCGAGGCCAACGAGCGACACGAACACCTCCCCTCCGATGAACATAAGCGCCATGAGGACCAGGAGCTGGCCGTTGGAGAACACCTCCATCTCGACGGTGGACATGCTCGACACCGTCGCGGCCGACACGGCGGTGAAGAACATGTCGATGCTGCGGGGCCTCCGGTCGGGCGCTCGCACCTTGAGCGCCTCGAGGAGCCCGTACCCGACGCACGAGATGGCGACGAAGTAGACGACGTGGACGATGAGCGAGTTGAGGCGCGCGGTCACCGCGCTGCGCCACACCTGCCTGGCGCTGCACCGGAGCGTGCGCCGCGACCGCGCCACGCGCTCCGTTACCTGGTGCTGCGCGTAGGCCTTGGAGAGCGAGTACAGGAGTGACATGGCCCCGTCGAGCACAGCCGCCGAGCACCGGTGCAGGTGATGCAAGAGATCGTCGAGCTTACGTGCTCCGGCCATTAGGCTGGCGCTGTGTGTAGGGTACGTGAAGGCTGGAGCTTTATATGTGCATGCTCGTTGTGTGTTTGGGGCTTTGGGGTGCCTGAGAACTTGGACACCTGTGTTCTTTATAGAGCCATGGACGAggcactaccggagacggcgtctttgccgagtgtcccatactttgccgagtgctttttatcggacactcggcaaagagggtctttgccgagttccagaggtaaagcactcggcaaacatctggcactcggcaaagaccctctttgccgagtgccagaaataGGACACTCGTCAAAGGagtatctttgccgagtgccagagagcaagcgctcggcaaacatctggctctcggcaaagagggtctttgccgagtgtaattttttaacactcggcaaaccctaattttttcccccccttttggcctccaaattttttctacggtcctcatacagtacctggtactccatgttccaatgtggcacatttctcggactttttctatatttctttaattcatttcaattaattgaattttcttggataatttaaattataactgctagtcattcgaataatgaaaaaaaatgaatggaaaaatgatattcatgttatttagtatattgtgagaccgtatccaggaacatagcaccaatttcgaatatcaaggtcacgaaacatgaccacgaacttgcaatcgagttgtttttaaattgtataaaaagcaaacaaagtccgaaaatcttgaaacttgtcaagatatcatgatatcatatgtggaggctgtcataaaaatttgagaaggttttaagcaagttatcacgtacgatgcttgcaaaccgaagaatctcagcaaggttttaagcaacttcttcggagattcttcggtttgcaagcatcgtacgtgataacttgcttaaaaccttctcaaatttttatgacagcctccacatatgatatcat harbors:
- the LOC133887908 gene encoding cation transporter HKT1;1-like — encoded protein: MHSVLVTMRHLPLSMKLPLANSKVVRIAKEKVKHLHVFLSMRLGSIAKCANYFFRRFYMFFQSNPLLLQLIYFMSTSFAGFLALKNLKPQHKPTPRNLDLIFTSVSTLTVSSMATVEMEDFSDQQLWVLILQMLLGGEIFTSMLGLLFNNARANTDNILQKRLPSTCRDIDFSDAVNRSYQNNIGDIHSEATVSHNQVSESKGVNQYFCSILAYVVAGYFVAGIVCSSLVVIIYIWTDSDAKYLLKSKNIKIWTFSIFTAVSSFANCGFTPINDNMAIFRKNSGLLLLVIPQILAGNTLFAPLLRLSIWALGKISKREEYAYILQHPEETGYRHLQRQKNAVNLVLTAVGIILLQVMFLCYFGWDSKPFEGLNWFQKLVCSLFQSVNTRHAGEAVIDISILSPPILVLFALVMYFPSDNSSDDQISTDKRENSNSRPLWKNFNISQPAWLAAFIIFACITERRSMSLDPLNFNIFSIVFEVVSAYGNVGYSLGYSCERLLKPDADCKAVSYGFVGRWTDEGKLIIILVMILGRLKKFSLKGGEP
- the LOC133887907 gene encoding probable cation transporter HKT1;4 isoform X1 — protein: MAGARKLDDLLHHLHRCSAAVLDGAMSLLYSLSKAYAQHQVTERVARSRRTLRCSARQVWRSAVTARLNSLIVHVVYFVAISCVGYGLLEALKVRAPDRRPRSIDMFFTAVSAATVSSMSTVEMEVFSNGQLLVLMALMFIGGEVFVSLVGLASKWIKLRKQTINRARRVESHNDIELERPATAGTEAAETDDSMSIATVTEDSSPMDAKRLRHNAVRSLFYIVLVILLMVHVIGAVAIAAYIYAAPGVRQTLRRKALNVWIFAVFTTVSTFSSCGYMPTNENMMVFSRDVPLQLLLVPQALVGNTLFPPLLAACVWAAAAATRREELRELARKGREATGYYHLLPARRCWMLAATVAGFIAVQVAMVCAMEWGGALRGLSAGEKVVNALFLAVNSRHTGESTVDLSTIAPAILVLFVIMMYLPPYTTWFPFEENSTTGDHPTDSRGIRWLKSTVLSQLSYLTIFVIAICITERRKLKEDPLNFNVLSIIVEVVSAYGNVGFSLGYSCSRQINPDELCVDRWTGFAGRWSDSGKLILILVMFFGRLKRFSMKGGKAWKLS
- the LOC133887907 gene encoding probable cation transporter HKT1;4 isoform X3, with protein sequence MAGARKLDDLLHHLHRCSAAVLDGAMSLLYSLSKAYAQHQVTERVARSRRTLRCSARQVWRSAVTARLNSLIVHVVYFVAISCVGYGLLEALKVRAPDRRPRSIDMFFTAVSAATVSSMSTVEMEVFSNGQLLVLMALMFIGGEVFVSLVGLASKWIKLRKQTINRARRVESHNDIELERPATAGTEAAETDDSMSIATVTEDSSPMDAKRLRHNAVRSLFYIVLVILLMVHVIGAVAIAAYIYAAPGVRQTLRRKALNVWIFAVFTTVSTFSSCGYMPTNENMMVFSRDVPLQLLLVPQALVGNTLFPPLLAACVWAAAAATRREELRELARKGREATGYYHLLPARRCWMLAATVAGFIAVQVAMVCAMEWGGALRGLSAGEKVVNALFLAVNSRHTGESTVDLSTIAPAILVLFVIMIEYALRGRTRSSVTTPEVSSSIYYMVSI
- the LOC133887907 gene encoding probable cation transporter HKT1;4 isoform X2: MAGARKLDDLLHHLHRCSAAVLDGAMSLLYSLSKAYAQHQVTERVARSRRTLRCSARQVWRSAVTARLNSLIVHVVYFVAISCVGYGLLEALKVRAPDRRPRSIDMFFTAVSAATVSSMSTVEMEVFSNGQLLVLMALMFIGGEVFVSLVGLASKWIKLRKQTINRARRVESHNDIELERPATAGTEAAETDDSMSIATVTEDSSPMDAKRLRHNAVRSLFYIVLVILLMVHVIGAVAIAAYIYAAPGVRQTLRRKALNVWIFAVFTTVSTFSSCGYMPTNENMMVFSRDVPLQLLLVPQALVGNTLFPPLLAACVWAAAAATRREELRELARKGREATGYYHLLPARRCWMLAATVAGFIAVQVAMVCAMEWGGALRGLSAGEKVVNALFLAVNSRHTGESTVDLSTIAPAILVLFVIMISPFKEGPCITCYLHQPAENMLSEDERGAQ